In Xiphophorus maculatus strain JP 163 A unplaced genomic scaffold, X_maculatus-5.0-male Unplaced_Scaffold_BN000162F, whole genome shotgun sequence, the DNA window taaaaataaatattaaatataatttatattaaaatatatatatatatatatataaaaatattaaaaataattacatgtactttgtgcaatcaatgcatgaaaattagtttgcggtgaattttgcatttctttaaagaacaaatgattttttttatttgaatagattttaattaggtagagtaaaactggttaacataatttgaaagaaatgaaatcagattcaatctcattttacattaaacacaaaattaacacaaatactgttttgtagaaatttttttaaaacactcaaccattatatacattctattgttgatttaaaaaactacaaaaataaaccccactcactctctatggtacagaataatacaaatcaatccctcaagtccaatcatgtgagaatgttctggaagggagtccatgtccggtcaaactctgttaatgcatgaaatagtcagtgggcccccaagcctcttcatctatcagcatcagtactggcactcctcagggctgtgtgctgagccctctgctcttcatgttgtacacagacaacatacagtttgacataaacagtaacttaatacaataacatacagtttatcattattgtttattgataCAGAATATGccagaaatataaaacatcaatgaaggaaaatgtgtcatggttgaacatctctaagtatccaaatgtgaagatcaaaatgatcacatttaacaaatacaacataggacatttatggaacatacttctacagcttttcaactgtgtgacgcatcatgtgcttagttaaacaatgtttattactaaaactttttaaacaggtcacacatgaaaacggcttttcaccagagTGAATCATCAGATGCGTAGTTAAATTcgatttttgaataaaacattttccacagttcacacatgaaaacggcttttcacctgtgtgaatcctcatgtgctgagttaaattcgctttatgactaaaactttcTAAACAGGTCAAacatgaaaactgcttttcaccagtgtgaatcctcatgtgctcagttaaattatattttccactgaaacgttttccacagttcacgcatgaaaatgacttttcaccagtgtgaatcatcatgtgcctagttaaattctgttttcgaataaaacttttcccacaggtcacacatgaaaacggcttttcaccagtatgaatcctcatgtgctcagttaaactctgttttcgaataaaactttttccacaggtcacacatgaaaacggcttttcacgagtgtgaatcatcatgtgcttagttaaattctgtttttgactaaaaatttttccacaattcacacatgaaaacggcttttcaccagtgtgaatcatcatatgccgagttaaatcctgttttagactaaaactttttccacagttcacacaagaaaacggcttttcacccgtatgagttctcatatgagcatcaaaaacagatttgaaagtcaaacgctttttacagatgacacatgagaaaggttttcttctttcctgattttggttctcagcttcagcagcttcctggaagatgtcTTGGTTCccgtttggttctgattcagtgtggtctgtttgctcatcaacaggaaccaccatgcaggtatcagtctcctgttttaattcaatctgttcttcaccctgactgcagtaaacttctttctcttccacttttatctgctggtgttttagatcctcctgctcttcttttatctgatgatcttcaggctcttcctgttcttgtttcacctgcagaggttctaactcctcctggtccagagtggatctcctctcctggtaataaatgttacactgcaggcaatctggagaagaaaacagagaaagagtaaTTGGTACCTTTTCTGAAGTAAATACGAGTAATTGTTCATCGTTTAAGacagaaattaacaaaaaaaaaaacaccttgaaaactcaagagcgtagacagagataCAGATCAGTCGATatatccagctgacatttgggAAATTCTCAAATTAAcggatatgaaaaaaaatattttattacaaaattaattgtagtagggattattgttaatatttacctgcaaattttattatttcaagatactatttatttttattactttgaattatattgaaattttactttagttcactttatatctttatggtttatttataaacatgagtttatttgtaggttaatagctgtttagattttgttactttattattaacttttgtaagttagacattaagaactgtgggtccattttctgtaagtatagggactggcataggaccagcatgcactgggttgggcctttgggttttgaccagagcaggagaggaaacaatgaaaagtagtgatggtgagatgcagcttcatgaagccctgaggaactccatccaatcattcgactcatgagccgatgcaccgcggtgcttcatctgctctactgtgacatcaactggacaatatatgtaaaataggcaacgtgaaaacaacatgaagctttacaatgaatagacaagtttaaaatgtttgtgattctgatacataaattctgattaatctggttgtatgaaacaatggctggatccaaaagaaactagaaacaaatagaaaagagggttgtgattggcttgttactcgctatgtcaccagggacaacgatttattactaaaaaataaaaactttaactgctcaggtttaggtgagttctctgtcttacccgcttcattactcaacacatcactaatgaaaagtttgatctttgttatttgcttgtcaaactggaaaaaaataaactacaaaagcaattttcaagttgtttggacattgaacttcttttatttatgtaactgtttggtgtattagttgaaaacggcgtaaaaataaagaaactgtaaattccCACTCAAATGGGGCCCATGAATGCACCTTTGCCCATAGTCATTGTGCCCTTATTCCCCATAGACTATAAATAAACGCCTCATGAACTGCTCTTGCCTATTtgttactgaagagatttaaggcggccatcttggagcggtcgaccgttccactcagctttatgtttaacagactcaatgacgtatcagcgcatttatcaatcataactcgctaaatactaaacagatatttaccaatttttctgtaaaccttattaaaaggttagcaacatttacaaggaaatgatttttaaagtagttttgaatgactgatataaggttgagcatatttaactattcttagtggggaaaacagaatagagtcagaatagaatgtgttgatatttctgtattatgattattttacaaagcacacaaccagtcataatttttgaaatatgttatttagtaatatcagtacatatttatataaatatacaaacacaaaataatacaatcagaaagaaataaagatgcttaaataattattaatgctgaataatatgcattaagctacacatatttatatggacatgcgtatatacataatatctatataggttttattcatgtttttcagCCGAGGAGGAGCTTAAgagagattcagcagctgagattcaccagtgcagtgaatccgtctctccttaaagacattccccacttcttcctcacatggtctttatgaaaccttcaaaacaaaaacaggagctattttactttagacagagtgaaagaatttcatataaataagagtcTTTGCCACCTTGTGTGGAATAATCTAAATCAATGTTAGGGAAAGAGAtccaaaaagtggtgaaatcaacctttattgaagtttaactaattagaaaaaggtttcacaaatccctaACATGGTTCTGAATATTCTGctgttagagcagaataatccagctCAGGTCTGAAGAGtccaggtgttgtagtttttaaactagaatcGAATAAGATGAGGAAgctagtgaaaaattaggtggaataaccctttagccatttcccgaatcgGAAACCAAATTCAGCATCGTGTATATGAgacattttcacagcgtaattgtgattcctgcgttcatttgcctgttaaaaatcatttatacgggaaaagaacatttactaaaatgatcctcatacagaaaggtgcagacatttagaccttaacctgcatccaaacgctggtggttcctacctattcggtgtaagattatctggggcctccgggagaaatccagcagtctgcgatgatcatccatctcttcctccgacttgacgatgatttctttaaactctgtgaatgtttcttcagcagcagttaacggctcgttgataaactcgtttagagaaacagtcgaacattcaaccaaacagaccatgcgccattttctttcGTTCcgcttccttcttcttcttctttttggttttaatggcggttggcaagcaacttaatggtgtgcattaccgccacctactggtatggagtgtggatcaggacgcaacttaaaaaaaaaaaaaaaaaaaaaaaaaaaaaaaaacgaaatcctttctatcagtttagttttcttaagaaattttatgaaataacataaatattcagaggaagaggaatatCCCAAAATATCTGGAATTTTTAACTGAAACTTATTCTTTAGAAGCCTATATTCTAATTTCCTTCTCTCCTCGGAGTACTTTggacataacaataaaacatgttctaCTGTCTCTTCTTGAAGACAAAGATCACAATTACCTGATGGATGTTTCCCCATTTTAAATAGTGTACTGTTTAAACCTGTATGACCAAAACGTAATCTGgatataatgttttcttcttttctactTCTTTCTGTTGCCCTCATTGCACCAACTGACCTTTGAATACGATAAAGCCATCTACCAGTTCTTTCTTCTTCCCACTGCTTCTGCCATCTTCCCTTAACCTTTTGTCTTATAATAGATTTTACTTCCTCTTTACTAGAAGGAATCAGTATCTCAATGGAGCTGTTTTTTGAagcttgttttgcatatttgtctGCCAACTCATTTCCTGTTATTCCTATATGCGATGGAACCCATGTTAAAATGACAATTAATCCCATGGCCTGAATTCTATAAAGTATTAACTGAATCTCAAATAAAAGGTCTGTCCTACTATTAGACTGATTATGTTTAATTGAATATAATGATGAACTTGAATCAGAACAAATTAAACTTCTCAGAGGACGAACCTCTTCAATCCACCCTAATGCCAGAATTATTCCCATCATTTCCCCTGTAAACACTGAGACGTCATCAGAAATcctcttacattttttaatactaAATCCTGGAACGATAAACGACACCCCATTGTTGCTACTtaaacttttagatgcatctgtATACACTTGAACATaatcaaagtatttattttctatatatgCTTGCACTGAGTATGattctaaaatatttccttttttcctcttctccaACAAAGATAAATCCACAATGATTTCATGAAACAGAGATGGATGGACCGGTGACAATGGAACTGTTTCACTCATTTTTATagatgataaatcaaaatcttttaTGTCCCTCTCTATCTCCCAACCAAaggattttaaagtctttttccCCTTCTTGACATGGATGGTTTTCATACTGACCCTTTAAATAACTCCAGTAAGATAATCTTAACTGTAATCTTCTGAGGTAAAGTGGTATTTCCCCCATTTCAACTAACAAAGCAGAGATCGCAGTTGTTCTGATGGCTCCTGTACACAACCTCAAGGCTTGATACTGAATAATGTCTAATTTTTTAAGTAGTGTTTCTGATGCTGATCCAAAGGCCAGGCTACCATAATCTAATACAGATCTTATTAAACCCGTATATATTATTTTCAATGCTTTTCTCTCAGCGCCCCATGGCCTGACACctcataatatttaaaactctCTTACATTTATCCACTACtttttgaatatgtctactccaaGTGAGTTTTTCATCCATCCACAAACCCAAAAATTTAAACTCATTTACTCTTTCTAAATCATGtttatacaaatacaattttaaatcaTTAGATACTTTCTTTCTAGTGAAAAATAAGGTCTTTGTTTTATctattgaaattttaaaacccCAATTATATGACCACTCTTCTATACTTTATATTGCTTCTTGTAATTTCTTAACTATAAATTTCAAATTCTTACCTCTCTTCCAAATTGCTCCATCATCAGCAAATAATGAACAACCCATACCACTCTCCAAATTGTCAAACATATCATTAATCataatagagaaaaacaaaggactCACAATACTTCCTTGAGGAGttccattttcaacaaaatatttttctgacaaCTGTTGACCTATTCTTACTTGTATAGATCTATtatgtaaaaaatcttttatccaATTAAACATTGACCCTCTAACCCCCATTTtccttaatttaattaaaaaccctTCTTTCCACATCATATCATAAGCTTTCTCTATGTCAAAGAAAACCGCCACCACACTCTCCTTATTAACTTGCccttttctgatttcatgttcTAAACACAAAATAGGGTCCATAGTACTTCTACCTTTCCTAAATCCACTTTGAAATTTTGACAGATACCCCTTCTTCTCCACAAAATAACTCAGTCTTTCATTTATCATTCTTTCCATTATTTTGCATATATGTGAAGTTAATGCAATGGGTCTATAACTTGTAGGATTTGACTTCTCTTTCCCTGGTTTTAAGATTGGAACTATAATTGCTTCCTTCCATGCCACAGGTAAATAACCCCCTTCCCATATCTTATTAAAGAAATCTAATAATATCTTTTTAGATGAAATACTaagttttttaatcataatataAGAAATATTGTCTTTTCCTGGAgaagaattttttgttttccttaaagCGTTGTTTAATTCAAATAGTGAAAAGGAATTATTCAATAGATCATTATATTCTGTATCTACTTCTAACAGGTTAATATTTTCCTTAATAATAGAAACTCTTTTCCTTATTTCTTCTGTATTTAAGTTATTGCTACTATGAATTTCAACAAATTTCCTAGCCATCATATTTGCCTTCTCCTCCTCATTTAGAGCCATTTCATCTCCATTCTTAAGAACTGGATATCCATATTCACTTCTAATTCCATTCATTCGTTTAATCATTCCCCAAAtttttgaaatctttgtttCCCTTCCTACTGTATTACAGAAATTTCCCCAATAAACCTTTTTAGCGCTTTTTTACCGTTCTTTTAACCAAAGCTTGTGACTTTTTATATCCCAGCaaattctcaaaattctgatttctctttaacaaCCTAAAGGCTTTATTTCTGGATTTAATTGCCAAATCACATTCCTTTGTCCACCATGgtactatttttttcttatactttcctttttttcctttgaattgtTCCATGTGCTGCTCCTGAAATAGCTTCACAAATAGAAGAGTTTACACTATCTATATCCAAATCAAAATTAACCTTTAGCAGTTTTTCATcacttattattttatatttttcccaatcaacatttctaaatatccATCTTTCTATATTTCTATTATCATCTTTCCCTATTTCTAAACCGATTTCAATCACAATAGGATAATGATCACTTCCTAATGTAGATTCCTTTAAAACTTTCCAATTACTAATCCCGGCAAAATTCACTGATACTAGAGTTAGATCTAGTGCTGACTCATTTCCATTTCTAATATCAATTCTTGTCCCTTCTCCATCATTAATACAAACCAATTGCTTCTTATCCATTAATTGTTCTACCACTTCTCCATTTGCAATCATTTTTATGACCCCACACAGTGCTATAGGCATTAAAATCTCCACAACAAATTAGATTTCTACCTAGACTTTTAAACATATCCTCCATTTGatctaaattcagttttttacatggattataaaaatttaatatcttAATATATTCCTTATTAATCCAGATTTCCACAGATATCCATTCTAAAGATGATCCTTTATCTACAAACCTATACTGAATCCCTTGCTTAACAAATATTACACAACCTCCTCCACTTTCTTGCTCCCTATCCCTTCTAATGCTATCATATCCTGCTATCACAAAGTCTAGCTCTGGTTTAAGCCATGTTTCCTGAACACAAATAATATCTGGTTTAATTTCCAAACAGTTTATATAACCTTTAAATTCTTGTCCATTTGCTATTAGACTTCTTGCATTCCATTGTAAGATAATCATTACATTCTTCCTCCACCTTGTTTTCCATCTATTTCAagccttttatttattagttccCAAGATAAATCCTTCACGGCTAAAAAATTTTCTGCACCTTTCactataattttaattttttctgttttctgttttacttgaTCAGTACAGTTGATTACATATGCCAtgaataatattaatttatccATTGTGATTTCCATTCCAGATTGTGAAATCTTACTGGGCTCAGCCCTAATGCTAGACATTACTTGTTGATTTTCTTGAACCGCTCTTTTCTCTTGAATACTTTTTGTTGCCTCTCCATAagtgatgtttttaattgttctcAGCTGTTGAATTTCTGCTGCCTTTTTCCTTGCCTCGCAACCTCCATACGCTACATTATGCTGACCACCACAGTTACAGCATTTCACTTGTACATCCACTCCACATTCATCATATCGATGATCTCCTCCACATTTGGCACATCTTTGCTTCCCTTTACACACTGATGCAATATGACCATACCTTTGGCATTTAAAACAGCGCAAAGGGGGAGGGACATATGGTCTCACAGGAAAACTCATGAATCCAATTTTAACCTTATCAGGAAGGACTTCTCCTTGAAACTCCAAAAGAATCGATAGActctccatttttttctccattcacATGCTTCAACAATCTTTTCAATCTTCGGACTTCTCCCCCTGTATGTTCTTTTTGAGTCTTTCTAAATCCTCCTCCAGCGGAATACCAGTGATAACACCACGTGATACTCTATTTTCTCCAACAATTACTTTCTCGCCAACTACTTTTTTGCAAATGTTGTCAATCTTCAAGCATTTATTCTTTGGTCTTCAGATTTGcattttatcaacatgtttccATCTCGTAATGTTTTAACAACTCTACCTctcctattttcttttttatttctcttgaaaCTTGTATCGGACTTAAGTTAATATTCATATCCTCCTTCCTAAATTTAAGAATTACCTTAAATTCTTCGTTTGTTACTTTCTTCCTAACCACTCTATTTTCCTCATCTGAGCTGCACTCTTCCAAAGTTCGCTTACTATTCTGGCTACCAATTACTCTATCCTCTTTCAAAACTTTCTCTTTACCTctacctcttcctcttcctACCGGAGTCCAATCGTCAAAATCCATATCATCATCCTCACCACCTCCATCTGCCTTAGTTGTCATCCTAAACCAGTCACAAACCAGTTTATGCCCGGAATCCCGTGCTCCCCATAGACATAATATAAGGGTAGACGCCGCATTGGCCGCTCCGGCGCAGGAAATACGGCGGCCATCTTAGAGCGGTATACCCTCGTACTTTGCTgaaccaaaacaacagaagatgCCTCAGTTCTGCTCGGCTTATTCGTGTTTAAATCTACGAACTGTTGATGTCAGGGACCGGGGGATAACTTTTCACAAGTAAGAATGACATATTATTGTTAGTATGTTGTGAATGTAATATTACTGTACTGTATTTATGCCCACCAGCGAAATGACAGCAAATGTTAGCTATCGGTCTTCAGCCGGAGATTTGATGACAGGAATATGTTTCAAACAGGCCTACTCACAATTTCAGTAGCTTTGTTTAATTATCATTATcaacaaattttaatcaaatttggagttttatgttctttaaaatatgaagatCAAAAATAGTGAGTGTAACGTTGTTCTGAATGCTCAGCTTAAGCAGGCAACAGGGCTCCTTAGTTTCAACCGTTGCAAATAACATGGACCTCATTcggacaatgtttttgtgtACACACTCCCAGATAtcacgtttttgttttaaaggtttccAAAAGataaagagaggaggaagaggtgggAAATAGCTTTGAGGAGGGATGGATTCACTGCAAGTGATTCATCTGTACTATGCAGTGAGCATTTCAAAACGGAGGATTTTGACAAAACAGGTCAGATTGTCAGACTGAGAGCTGATGTGATACCATCAATTTTCAGCTTCCCAGTTCACCTTCAAAGAGTAGGTGCATTATTAAAAGTTCATTAGCATTCATAAATGTGCATAATGTTAGCCTTAAGGGatatatgtgtgtttatgtacaggTAGTATATACTGTGAAGTCCATATTCATAAGGTTTCTACATTTAAGGTTGAAAACTACAGAACTACAATAACCTCCACAAAAGCCCAAAGTAGTGAGTATGTGGCCTCTCAAGATGACCCAGAAACTTGTAGTTCAGACCTGCAACCTCAGTCTAATGATGTGAGTATTTTTTCTATTGTAAATATCATATCATAATGGTCAAGAtcatattaaaatctaaattattttctaacccTCATGTTGAATGttctcacaaataaaacaaataaaaccaacatagTTGAAGACACACACAGTGCTGCTGTCGTCTGAAAGAAAGTGTGCCATAGTGATGTCTAAGTGATGGGTGATGTCCATCTCTCTGTCTTTAGGATCATTGCTATGCTTTGCCAGCTTCTCTTACCGCTGTCACTGCAAAACATAAGAGAGCGTTGGCAAGAGTGGAATATCTGGAGCGGGACAAGAAAAACACCATGGCCAGAGAGAAGAAGGCAAAGACCACAGCAAAGTCACTTTTGGGGGAAttgagtgaaaaaaatctcattactGAAGAACTCAAAGAACGGCTTGAATTCTACTCTGGTAATTCAAAATTAATTCCTCAAaatttatgtacattttcttgtatgttttatttttcctcctgaGCTACATCAGAAGAAGAGtttatatttttcctcttaaattGTCAGATCTACAACTAGAGTTTATGGAGAAAAAGGGCCATGAATACTCCAACGAATATAGAGAGTTTGCCCTCAAACTTCATCTCCATGGCCCAAAGGCATACAATACCTTAGAGAGAAGCGAAGATTTCCCCTCCCACATCCGCACACATTACAAAGGTAGCCTTAATATtccccaaatgttttttttattttatttaaccttttaatattgcaaacatgttaaatattgaTGCTCCTCCTACTTTTTACAGGTGGTTGTGTTCAGTAGATGACAGGCCTGGCTTGAACAAGATGATGCTGGACATGCTGGAGAGAAAATGCCAGGAAGACCATGCTAAATATGGATTTGTTGCACTCATTTGGATGCAATGGCAATCAGAAAACATGTGCAATATAATCTACATACACAGTCACTGTCTGGCTTCGTGGACCTGGGGGATGGAAACAATGAGACTGAGGTTGCTTACTGAGGCTCTTATGTTTATGGTGGTTGGCCTCCAAGGGCATTGGAAGGCTCCCATTGCGTACTACCTGACGGCGTCTCTGTCACCAGACACACAAAAGGTACTTGTCAGTCATGCTTTAGAGGAGCTGCATGCTCGAGGAATTCGGGTGCTATGTATAACAATGGATGGGCATGCTACCAACATCAGCATGTGTAACCAACTTGGGTGTGAACTGAAGGGAAACCCACAAGAACCCCTGAAAACCCACATCCAGTTACTGGAGAGAAAGTATTTGTAATGATGGATCCATGCTTCAAGGCTATTagattgtgtaaaaatgtaatgaatatgtaaatactgtcacaacagataagtatgcatgtgtgtatgtgtgtatatatgagATTATCGGAATATATACATaatgtgtgtgaataaattgcATCTTTGGTTGTATCTTGCAAAACATGTCatactttaaaacattgtattccaccaaaattatttaaatatgctaAACTATACGTTCCTATACATGCAATTTTAATAGCTGTATGcctaaaatttaattatgtgaAATGTGATTACTATTCAGCGTGTTATGATCTATTAAATGCGCTGATCCTTTATTGTGCCTGCCAAATATATAAGGCTGAGTGGAGTGGTataccgctccaagatggccgccctaaATCTCGTCAGCTCCAATAGGCGAGAGCGGCCCATGAGGCGTCTATCCATATATTATGTCTATGGTGCTCCCCacctttgtcttcttcttcttcttcttcttcttcttctttgggatttatgactgtcgttcattcatgtcattgca includes these proteins:
- the LOC111607851 gene encoding THAP domain-containing protein 6-like, with translation MPQFCSAYSCLNLRTVDVRDRGITFHKFPKDKERRKRWEIALRRDGFTASDSSVLCSEHFKTEDFDKTGQIVRLRADVIPSIFSFPVHLQRVENYRTTITSTKAQSSEYVASQDDPETCSSDLQPQSNDDHCYALPASLTAVTAKHKRALARVEYLERDKKNTMAREKKAKTTAKSLLGELSEKNLITEELKERLEFYSDLQLEFMEKKGHEYSNEYREFALK